AAAAGGTTCGCAAAACTCAGTCCAAGAAAAAGAATTTATAATTTCTGGATTCCAAACAGAAACAACTGGAATCTACGCTTACAAAGAACGAATTGAAACTGCTTTTAAAAATATTAACAGTTTGACTTTAAAAAATGAAAATAATTTTGATATCAATAAAATAAATTCTAACTCAAGTATTTGAGATTATGTTAATCTGCCTGAAAATTTTGAGAAATTAGATATTAATAAACTAAGAAATCAAGACCAATTTGACGCTCCAGAACCAAATGCTAGTGCTCCTAATATTGCAATGATTGCAAAAAATCCTTACCGGCTAAAAGTTAAGAACTTCTACTATATAAAAGGGACAATTCTCCGAGATTCTTATGAGAAAAATACTGGTGAAATCGATGTAATTTTATCAATTTATCATGATTCTTTCCATAATTATGTCTCTAAAATTGTCAAACTTAAAACCAAAAAAAATCTTGAACTTTTAAAATTAACTGAAACTAAGAGCTTTAAATTAAAAGAACAATATAAAAATTTTCTCCCTTCATTTCTTGTAAATCCAGAAACTAATACAACTGAAACATTAGCGCAATTTATTGATTTTGGAAATTTTGACTATAACAATTACGATATTAAGGTTGTTCCTTCTCTTGCAAATGATCAAAATGGGGATTTATATCTTATTTTGAACAAAAAAGAAACTAAGCTAACTTCTGGACCAACAAGCCCAGGGCAAATTGTTAAAATCGAAGGGTTTAATTCATATGACAAAATTTTTCAAAGTAGCGAATTTACTAACGAAATTAATTTTGATTATATTGATTCTTGATATAAACTGCCAAAAACAGACAATTTATCCGAAAAGTTAAAAAGCATTTCAGAGAGCATAAATTCTTCAAGTGATTCGCTTTTATGGCCACTTTTTGGGACTGCCCTACAAAAAGTTTTATCATCAAATTCACTTTTTAAACATACAGAAAAAATAAAAAATTTTGAAAAACTTAACTACCAATTTACATCACTAGTAAGTTTTAAAATCACTGAATCAGGACTTAATTTCTATTTTGGAAACGCAGTGCAAAACTATTTTAAAGTTAATATTAATTTCACACAAAAAACAGAGAGCAAAAATATCGTTGCTGATTTTGGCACAAAAGTTCTTGAAAAGGATATTCTAAATGATTCATTGCGTTCAAGATCGATTGTGATTCAGTTACGCTCAAATACCTATGAAGCTGAGACAAAAACTAATGCAAGCCGAATTACATCAGGAACAGCTTGAGTTTTTGATCGAAAATTAAAAGAAGATCCTAAAAATCCTGGGAAATTTTTACCAACAAACACTTATTATTTAGCAACGAATTTACACGTTGTTGCTGATTTAATTAATAAACCTGACCAAATTTATTCATTTTCTTACTTACTTGATGGAAATCTAAAAAATCTTGATGCAATAAGTTTTGATGATACAAATTTATTCCGTCGTTTTGATAGAATTGCAAAAACTGAAGGAAAAAAGGATTATCTTCCTCCTGAAGGTTTCCAGTTTATTAGTTCTGAGTCAAAAGAATTTTGAAAAAATTTAAAAATTAACCCAATCGGGCTTGATTTGCCAACTAAAGATAAATTTCGCGATATTGCTATAATTGAAATTACTTTCCCTGATGATCAGCAGCAAAAAAATCCTTTTAATTTCGGCATTCCTTTCCTTGACTTTGATATTTTTGGAGAGAATAGATCTTATATTAAAAACATTCCTGATGCAATTCACAAATATAATGAATCCCCACTTGATTTTTTAATTACTGACAAATTAGTTCCTAATTTTACAAAAGCAGCACAACAAAAAACTACAAAAATTGAAAAAGCCTTGCCTTTACATGCTTATTTAGGAGGGTTTTTGGGCGGATTTTCTTGAATAACAGACAATAAAAACGCTTTTATAACTACAGATGAGTTGCTAAAAGAGAACAATTTTAAGCTGGAAAATACTACAAAAAAATTCCAAGG
The sequence above is a segment of the Mesomycoplasma flocculare ATCC 27399 genome. Coding sequences within it:
- a CDS encoding DUF31 family protein, translating into MMIRKQNKTLKKILIGILPALTLPLVSVACQPFGAIRKIGDLTAEIGSSNPWDQELDLKKPLDSIIGGRVQSRFEKIKASDFIKQSTLPNSYDYVNESSSLILKRKNNILNSVIIWTFVPGVDNFDLNKKFDIQIKIDHNSANDIYGSIKIKVNALVKGSQNSVQEKEFIISGFQTETTGIYAYKERIETAFKNINSLTLKNENNFDINKINSNSSIWDYVNLPENFEKLDINKLRNQDQFDAPEPNASAPNIAMIAKNPYRLKVKNFYYIKGTILRDSYEKNTGEIDVILSIYHDSFHNYVSKIVKLKTKKNLELLKLTETKSFKLKEQYKNFLPSFLVNPETNTTETLAQFIDFGNFDYNNYDIKVVPSLANDQNGDLYLILNKKETKLTSGPTSPGQIVKIEGFNSYDKIFQSSEFTNEINFDYIDSWYKLPKTDNLSEKLKSISESINSSSDSLLWPLFGTALQKVLSSNSLFKHTEKIKNFEKLNYQFTSLVSFKITESGLNFYFGNAVQNYFKVNINFTQKTESKNIVADFGTKVLEKDILNDSLRSRSIVIQLRSNTYEAETKTNASRITSGTAWVFDRKLKEDPKNPGKFLPTNTYYLATNLHVVADLINKPDQIYSFSYLLDGNLKNLDAISFDDTNLFRRFDRIAKTEGKKDYLPPEGFQFISSESKEFWKNLKINPIGLDLPTKDKFRDIAIIEITFPDDQQQKNPFNFGIPFLDFDIFGENRSYIKNIPDAIHKYNESPLDFLITDKLVPNFTKAAQQKTTKIEKALPLHAYLGGFLGGFSWITDNKNAFITTDELLKENNFKLENTTKKFQGATALSLPGLRGGHGMSGSLVVNEYNQVLGIFWGGYFPPTLPGQNRLVKGVGQFDPIGIKTDSNPTILAKWLAQTKDIQTDLDAKQEKIFSIENRNEIEKLAHSARWIKFNNFNQEEFLNI